A stretch of the Deinococcus sp. Leaf326 genome encodes the following:
- a CDS encoding cytochrome P450 codes for MDPAFVQDPYPLLARLRAERPVFRDPGMNRVVLTRHADISAALRDRRLGRSALHRYSRDELGWPLPDPRQANFDAFNANHLLDSEPPKHTRLRSLVSLAFTPRRVERLMPRIEEILEAQLRGLDTGGPFDLVSRYAEPLPVTVIAELLGVPEEDRAGLRPWSAAIVRLYEPSASAQAQAEAEGAVLDFSALIRRLARERRAEPRDDLITALVQAEDGGDRLSEQELVDACILLLNAGHEASVNGLAAGVLALLRRREHWETLVAAAGRADSLAVFRTAAEELLRYDTPLPLFERIVLEPMTLHGADLRPGDRLSLLYASGNRDKQKFARPDELVLDRDPNPHLTFGLGIHYCLGAPLARLELALSLRALCRTLPGLRLADPGAPARYTGGFVIRGLERLDVVAG; via the coding sequence ATGGACCCCGCCTTCGTACAGGACCCCTACCCCCTGCTGGCGCGGCTGCGCGCCGAACGGCCGGTGTTCCGCGATCCGGGCATGAACCGCGTGGTCCTGACCCGGCACGCCGACATCTCGGCCGCGCTGCGCGACAGGAGGCTGGGCCGCAGCGCCCTGCACCGCTACTCGCGCGACGAACTCGGCTGGCCGCTCCCCGATCCCCGGCAGGCCAATTTCGACGCCTTCAACGCCAACCACCTCCTTGACTCCGAGCCGCCCAAGCACACGCGGCTGCGCTCGCTGGTCAGCCTGGCGTTCACGCCGCGCCGGGTTGAGCGTCTCATGCCCCGGATCGAGGAGATTCTGGAGGCCCAGCTGCGCGGCCTGGACACCGGGGGCCCTTTCGACCTCGTGTCTCGCTACGCCGAGCCGCTGCCCGTAACGGTCATCGCGGAACTGCTGGGCGTGCCGGAGGAGGACCGCGCCGGGCTGCGTCCCTGGTCGGCGGCCATCGTGCGGCTCTACGAGCCGAGTGCCAGCGCGCAGGCCCAGGCCGAGGCCGAGGGGGCCGTGCTGGACTTCAGTGCCCTGATCCGGCGACTGGCCCGCGAGCGCCGCGCCGAACCGCGCGATGACCTCATCACGGCGCTCGTGCAGGCCGAGGACGGCGGCGACCGCCTGAGCGAACAGGAACTCGTGGACGCCTGCATCCTGCTGCTGAACGCCGGACACGAGGCGAGCGTGAACGGACTGGCGGCGGGCGTGCTGGCCCTGCTGCGCCGGCGCGAACACTGGGAGACGCTGGTGGCCGCCGCCGGGCGCGCGGACAGCCTGGCAGTGTTCCGCACGGCGGCAGAGGAACTGCTGCGCTACGACACGCCGCTGCCTCTCTTCGAGCGCATCGTCTTGGAGCCGATGACCCTGCACGGCGCCGACCTGCGGCCCGGCGACCGCCTCTCGCTGCTGTACGCCAGCGGCAACCGCGACAAGCAGAAGTTCGCGCGCCCCGACGAGCTCGTACTGGACCGCGACCCCAACCCGCACCTGACCTTCGGGCTGGGCATCCACTACTGCCTGGGAGCGCCGCTTGCCCGCCTGGAACTCGCCCTGAGCCTGCGGGCCCTGTGCCGCACGCTGCCGGGCCTGCGGCTGGCCGACCCCGGGGCCCCCGCGCGCTATACGGGCGGGTTCGTGATCCGGGGGCTGGAACGGCTGGACGTGGTGGCCGGGTAG
- the meaB gene encoding methylmalonyl Co-A mutase-associated GTPase MeaB — translation MTAPAHPLAAPLLAGERRALAQAITLSESTRPEHETQAQTLLAAVLPHVGRSLRLGLTGVPGVGKSTFIEALGVWLADAGHRVAVLAVDPSSARTGGSIMGDKTRMPMLAVHPNAFIRPSPSGGTLGGVARRTREAVTLCEAAGYDVILVETVGVGQSETQVAAMTDLFVLLTLPNAGDELQGVKRGIMELADLCVVNKADLDPRAAIRAQTQLRAALTLLTPHGAPWRPRALRASAVTGEGLPEVWAAAQDYAREMDLPARRQAQAAVWFDDLLREAAWKVFRAGTSPTRLAELRAAVQAGTLTAVQAVTALLATPTSGAE, via the coding sequence ATGACCGCTCCCGCCCACCCCCTCGCCGCCCCCCTGCTGGCCGGTGAGCGGCGGGCGCTGGCGCAGGCTATTACTCTGAGCGAAAGCACGCGTCCCGAGCACGAGACCCAGGCCCAGACGCTGTTGGCAGCCGTGCTGCCCCATGTGGGCCGCTCGCTGCGGCTGGGCTTGACCGGGGTACCGGGTGTGGGCAAGAGCACCTTCATCGAGGCGCTGGGGGTCTGGCTGGCCGACGCGGGGCACCGGGTTGCCGTTCTGGCCGTGGACCCCAGCAGCGCTCGCACGGGCGGCTCCATCATGGGCGACAAAACGCGGATGCCGATGCTGGCTGTGCATCCGAACGCCTTCATCCGCCCCAGCCCCAGCGGGGGCACGCTGGGCGGCGTAGCCCGGCGGACCCGTGAGGCGGTCACGCTGTGCGAGGCGGCCGGCTACGACGTGATTCTCGTCGAGACGGTCGGTGTGGGCCAGAGCGAGACGCAGGTGGCGGCCATGACCGACCTGTTCGTGCTGCTGACTCTGCCGAACGCGGGCGACGAGTTGCAGGGGGTCAAACGCGGCATCATGGAACTCGCGGACCTGTGTGTGGTGAACAAGGCCGACCTCGATCCGCGCGCGGCTATCCGCGCCCAGACGCAGCTGCGCGCTGCCCTGACCCTGCTCACGCCTCACGGGGCCCCCTGGCGACCACGGGCGCTGCGGGCGTCGGCGGTGACGGGCGAGGGGCTGCCGGAGGTGTGGGCCGCGGCCCAGGACTACGCCCGCGAGATGGACCTGCCGGCCCGGCGCCAGGCGCAGGCCGCCGTATGGTTCGACGACCTGCTGCGCGAGGCCGCATGGAAGGTGTTCAGGGCCGGTACGTCGCCCACGCGCCTGGCGGAGTTGCGGGCGGCGGTGCAGGCGGGGACCCTGACGGCGGTGCAGGCGGTCACGGCGCTGCTAGCGACCCCGACATCCGGCGCAGAATGA
- a CDS encoding DUF2087 domain-containing protein has translation MTKSITDFQDERGRITNWPSDRRVVQQQAILHHLRGLFESGVSYGRPEVDRLLATHTTLEDPSILIPELVEGDYLATDGQTYWRADGRPGVAAPDAEPRG, from the coding sequence ATGACGAAAAGCATTACCGATTTTCAGGATGAACGTGGCCGTATTACCAACTGGCCCAGCGACCGCCGCGTAGTGCAGCAGCAGGCCATCTTGCACCACCTGCGCGGCTTGTTCGAGTCGGGCGTGTCGTATGGGCGCCCGGAGGTCGACCGTCTCCTGGCCACGCACACCACCCTCGAAGATCCCTCCATCCTGATTCCCGAACTCGTCGAGGGCGACTACCTCGCCACCGACGGCCAGACCTACTGGCGGGCCGACGGGCGTCCCGGTGTGGCGGCCCCCGACGCGGAGCCGCGTGGCTAA
- the radA gene encoding DNA repair protein RadA, which yields MAKSVTRYVCTSCGYASAKPLGRCPSCQAWNSFEEEVPTIATGKGRGGLGGYGGVSGGKLTALSAVGRREEPRTSSGIPELDRVLGGGLVAGGVTLIGGEPGIGKSTLLLQVADRVARSGSVLYVAGEESLEQIRLRADRLGVTADVQLTRDTRAEHIAALMAEHKPALCIVDSIQTVTVEGEGAPGGVAQVRDGTSMLTRAAKETGTPTVLVGHVTKDGTVAGPKVMEHIVDTTVFLETVGSFRLLRSVKNRFGQAGELGVFEMRGEGLIAVENPSAAFLAERPVGVPGSVVAATIDGQRPMLLEVQALASKTPYPNARRVVVGLDPRRVDVVLAVLERRLDLTLGGLDIYVNLAGGLKVADPGLDLAVALAVYSAVVGRALPETVVTFGEVGLAGEVRQAQSALRRAEEARRAGYSRLIVPPGLDGQPGIRSVEEAVGVVWQAAGQARA from the coding sequence GTGGCTAAAAGCGTCACGCGCTACGTCTGCACGAGCTGCGGCTACGCGTCGGCCAAGCCGCTGGGGCGTTGCCCGAGCTGCCAGGCGTGGAATTCCTTCGAGGAGGAAGTGCCGACCATCGCCACCGGCAAGGGGCGCGGCGGCCTGGGCGGTTACGGGGGTGTGTCGGGCGGCAAGCTCACGGCCCTTTCGGCCGTCGGGCGGCGTGAGGAACCGCGGACCTCGTCGGGGATCCCCGAACTCGACCGAGTGCTGGGCGGCGGCCTAGTGGCGGGCGGCGTCACCCTCATCGGCGGCGAGCCGGGCATCGGCAAGAGTACGCTGCTGCTGCAGGTCGCCGACCGGGTGGCCCGGTCCGGCAGCGTGCTGTATGTAGCGGGCGAGGAATCGCTCGAGCAGATCCGGCTGCGGGCCGACCGCCTGGGAGTCACGGCGGACGTTCAGCTCACGCGGGACACGCGGGCCGAGCACATCGCCGCCCTGATGGCCGAGCACAAGCCTGCGCTATGCATCGTGGACTCCATCCAGACCGTGACGGTCGAGGGTGAGGGAGCGCCGGGAGGCGTGGCGCAGGTGCGCGACGGAACGTCGATGCTGACCCGCGCCGCCAAGGAGACGGGCACGCCGACGGTGCTGGTGGGGCACGTCACCAAGGACGGGACTGTCGCCGGCCCGAAGGTGATGGAGCACATCGTGGATACGACGGTCTTTCTGGAGACAGTGGGGTCGTTCCGGCTGCTGCGGTCGGTGAAAAACCGATTCGGGCAGGCGGGCGAACTCGGCGTCTTCGAGATGCGCGGCGAAGGCCTGATCGCCGTCGAAAACCCGTCGGCCGCCTTTCTGGCCGAGCGCCCGGTGGGTGTTCCCGGTAGCGTGGTCGCCGCGACCATCGATGGACAGCGGCCCATGCTTCTGGAGGTGCAGGCGCTGGCCTCCAAGACGCCCTACCCCAATGCCCGCCGTGTGGTCGTGGGGTTGGACCCCCGGCGTGTGGACGTGGTGCTGGCCGTGTTGGAGCGCCGCCTGGACCTGACTTTGGGCGGCTTGGACATCTACGTGAACCTCGCGGGCGGCCTGAAGGTGGCCGATCCGGGGCTGGACCTCGCGGTCGCGCTCGCCGTGTACTCGGCGGTAGTGGGCCGCGCGCTGCCCGAGACAGTCGTGACCTTCGGCGAGGTTGGGCTGGCGGGTGAGGTCCGGCAGGCGCAGTCGGCCCTGCGCCGCGCCGAGGAGGCCCGCCGCGCCGGCTACAGCCGCCTGATTGTGCCGCCGGGCCTGGACGGCCAACCGGGGATCCGCAGTGTGGAAGAAGCGGTGGGTGTGGTCTGGCAGGCCGCGGGACAGGCTCGGGCCTAG
- a CDS encoding nicotinate phosphoribosyltransferase, translating to MNRPDPLTAGVADLPPATPLASALFTDLYQLTMMQGYFLAGLHTHPATFDLYYRRNPYRGGYAVWAGLEVALDYLEGLRFTPDDLNYLETLGQFRPEFLEALRSWRFSCRVTAFPEGHVVFPNEPLLTVQGPLWEAQLVETALLNVLNFQTLIATKAARCLTAAQRSPHGGAVVEFGARRAQGPDGALGAARAAVVGGATGTSNVEAARRYGLAAVGTHAHAWVESFADELEAFRAYAQMYPDNTTLLIDTFDTLESGLPNALTVARELREAGHELRGVRLDSGDLAYLSARVRAQLDEAGFPGVRITASNDLSESVIESVIREGGRIDVYGVGTQLATGGGDGGGALGGVYKLVALNGTDKMKLTGDPGKTSVPGPKRVWRGIDASGRLALDVVSIDTEAAPQPSERVGDPGNPLRSSRVPAGLTWSDARVRVMDAGRRLTSPEPLSALQARAQADLAQLPEGTLRLLNPHVYRVSLSRPLQERRDALIAELREQHGL from the coding sequence ATGAACCGTCCCGACCCCCTGACCGCCGGCGTGGCCGACCTGCCCCCCGCCACCCCCCTCGCCTCGGCGCTGTTCACCGACCTCTACCAGCTCACCATGATGCAGGGGTACTTTCTGGCCGGGCTGCACACGCACCCCGCCACGTTCGACCTGTACTACCGCCGCAATCCCTACCGGGGCGGTTACGCGGTGTGGGCCGGGCTGGAAGTCGCGCTGGACTACCTGGAGGGCCTGCGGTTCACGCCGGACGACCTGAACTATCTGGAGACGCTGGGCCAGTTCCGGCCCGAGTTTCTGGAGGCGTTGCGCAGCTGGCGCTTCTCGTGCCGCGTAACGGCCTTTCCTGAGGGCCACGTCGTCTTTCCGAACGAGCCGCTGCTGACGGTGCAGGGGCCGCTGTGGGAGGCGCAGCTCGTCGAGACAGCCCTGCTGAACGTCCTGAACTTCCAGACCCTGATCGCCACCAAGGCTGCCCGCTGCCTGACGGCCGCGCAGCGTAGCCCCCACGGCGGGGCGGTCGTCGAGTTCGGAGCCCGGCGTGCGCAGGGCCCCGACGGCGCGCTCGGGGCCGCCCGCGCGGCGGTCGTGGGCGGCGCGACCGGCACGAGCAACGTCGAGGCGGCGCGGCGCTACGGGCTGGCGGCCGTGGGGACCCACGCCCACGCCTGGGTGGAGAGTTTCGCGGACGAGCTCGAGGCCTTCCGCGCCTATGCCCAGATGTACCCGGACAACACCACGCTGCTGATCGACACCTTCGACACGCTCGAGAGCGGGCTGCCCAACGCCTTGACGGTGGCGCGCGAACTGCGGGAGGCGGGACACGAACTGCGCGGCGTACGCCTGGATTCGGGGGACCTCGCCTACCTGTCGGCGCGGGTGCGGGCGCAGCTGGACGAGGCGGGCTTTCCCGGGGTCAGGATCACGGCCAGCAACGACCTCTCCGAGTCGGTCATCGAATCGGTCATCCGCGAGGGCGGGCGCATCGACGTCTACGGGGTAGGCACCCAGCTCGCCACCGGGGGCGGTGACGGAGGCGGCGCGCTGGGCGGCGTCTACAAACTGGTGGCCCTGAACGGGACCGACAAGATGAAACTGACCGGCGACCCCGGCAAGACCAGCGTGCCCGGCCCCAAGCGCGTGTGGCGGGGCATAGACGCCTCGGGCCGCCTCGCGCTGGACGTGGTGTCCATAGACACTGAGGCCGCTCCGCAGCCTAGCGAGCGCGTCGGCGACCCCGGCAACCCTCTGCGCAGCAGCCGCGTCCCGGCGGGCCTGACCTGGAGTGACGCCCGCGTACGCGTGATGGACGCGGGGCGCCGCCTCACTTCCCCCGAACCGCTGAGCGCGCTCCAGGCCCGCGCCCAGGCCGACCTCGCCCAGTTACCCGAGGGCACGCTGCGCCTGCTCAACCCGCACGTCTACCGCGTGAGCCTCAGCCGGCCGCTGCAGGAACGCCGCGACGCCCTCATCGCCGAACTGCGCGAGCAGCACGGGCTGTGA
- a CDS encoding DEAD/DEAH box RNA helicase: MNFDQLIAPELAARLAERGITEASPIQAESLPHTLQGRDLIGRARTGTGKTLAFALPIIQNLEPSRERSRLPRAIVVAPTRELAKQVAEEFAKSGLDLTTVTVYGGASYAPQENALRRGVDVVVGTPGRLIDHLERGNLDLSAVRYAVLDEADEMLSVGFADAIETILEKTPESRQTMLFSATLNGDINRLSRKYLRDPLKVDMVGEGKSQAAQTVEHLKVKVGRSRTRVLADLLTVYSPEKAIVFTRTKREADELANELIHRGIESEALHGDLAQTQRERALGAFRSGRVGVLVATDVAARGLDIPEVDLVVQYHLPQDPESYVHRSGRTGRAGRTGTAIIMYGDRDGREMSGLERITGVRFIERPLPTPKEVASASARSSADLVRRVDSGAAQGFQEEAERLFGELGLEALTRALAKISGVTEPAKAASLLSGEEGLTTLILHGERLSVPRTVAVLARGSDLDTRRLGKVRQWRGGTVADVPSEYVEKLLAANPLEGDIQVEVAQELPELFEAPTRERREGSYNGGNRSNRDEGGYRGGGNRGQGGGYAGRGGNDRGGQGRWSRDGGGQSQSRSREDFADREFVPSGR; this comes from the coding sequence GCACCGGGACAGGCAAGACGCTGGCCTTCGCCCTGCCCATCATCCAGAACCTGGAGCCCAGCCGTGAGCGTTCGCGTCTGCCGCGCGCCATCGTGGTCGCCCCGACCCGTGAGCTCGCCAAGCAGGTCGCCGAAGAGTTCGCCAAGTCGGGTCTGGACCTGACCACCGTGACCGTCTACGGCGGCGCGAGCTACGCTCCGCAGGAAAATGCCCTGCGCCGCGGCGTGGACGTGGTCGTGGGTACCCCCGGCCGCCTGATTGACCACCTGGAGCGCGGCAACCTCGACCTGAGCGCCGTGCGCTACGCCGTGCTCGACGAGGCCGACGAGATGCTGAGCGTGGGCTTCGCCGACGCCATCGAGACCATCCTCGAGAAGACGCCCGAAAGCCGCCAGACCATGCTGTTCAGCGCGACCCTCAACGGCGACATCAACCGCCTGTCGCGCAAGTACCTGCGTGACCCCCTTAAGGTGGACATGGTCGGCGAAGGCAAGAGCCAGGCAGCCCAGACCGTCGAGCACCTCAAGGTGAAGGTGGGCCGCAGCCGTACCCGCGTGCTTGCCGACCTGCTGACCGTCTACAGCCCCGAGAAGGCCATCGTCTTCACCCGCACCAAGCGCGAAGCCGATGAACTGGCAAACGAACTGATCCACCGCGGCATTGAGAGCGAGGCGCTGCACGGCGACCTGGCCCAGACGCAGCGTGAGCGGGCGCTCGGCGCTTTCCGCAGCGGACGCGTGGGCGTGCTCGTGGCCACCGACGTGGCGGCGCGCGGTCTGGACATCCCCGAGGTCGACCTCGTAGTGCAGTACCACCTGCCCCAGGACCCCGAGAGCTACGTGCACCGTTCGGGCCGTACCGGCCGCGCCGGGCGCACCGGCACCGCGATCATCATGTACGGCGACCGCGACGGCCGCGAAATGTCGGGCCTGGAACGCATCACGGGCGTGCGCTTTATTGAGCGTCCCCTGCCGACCCCCAAGGAAGTCGCCTCGGCGAGCGCCCGTTCGAGCGCCGATCTGGTTCGCCGTGTGGACAGCGGCGCGGCCCAGGGGTTCCAGGAAGAAGCCGAGCGTCTCTTCGGTGAACTGGGTCTCGAAGCCCTGACCCGCGCCCTGGCCAAGATCAGCGGCGTGACCGAGCCGGCCAAGGCTGCCAGCCTGCTGAGCGGCGAAGAAGGCCTGACCACCCTGATCCTGCACGGCGAGCGCCTCAGCGTGCCCCGTACCGTGGCCGTCCTGGCACGCGGCAGCGACCTCGACACCCGCCGTCTGGGCAAGGTGCGCCAGTGGCGCGGCGGCACGGTGGCCGACGTGCCCAGCGAGTACGTCGAGAAGCTGCTCGCGGCCAACCCCCTCGAAGGCGATATCCAGGTGGAAGTCGCGCAGGAACTGCCCGAACTGTTCGAGGCCCCCACCCGTGAGCGCCGTGAAGGCAGCTACAACGGTGGCAACCGCAGTAACCGCGACGAAGGTGGATACCGCGGCGGCGGCAACCGTGGCCAGGGCGGCGGCTACGCCGGACGTGGCGGCAACGACCGCGGCGGCCAGGGTCGCTGGAGCCGTGACGGCGGCGGCCAGAGCCAGAGCCGTTCGCGCGAGGACTTCGCTGACCGCGAGTTCGTGCCCAGCGGCCGCTGA
- a CDS encoding MFS transporter: MTAPTLTIDDAVNRAGLGPFQWRLLAICGLTWAADAMEVLLMGFALPGISASFGLERGSADATLLLTATFVGMLVGAWFWGALADQIGRRRVFLTTVTLGVMFGLLGAFSPNLTVLVLARVLTGFAIGGTLPVDYAMMAEFVPTAQRGRFLVYLESFWAVGTVAVAALAWSLSTTLPPEQSWRWLLGLAALPGLLGLLARLGLPDSPRSLLLRGEPGAARRALEQVARANGQELPDWPLAVPDAAARTRPGALLRGPLGRRTALLAMTWFGLSLGYYGIFTWLPSFLRAQGLELGAVYRTTLLLALAQLPGYALSAYLVERVGRRVTLAGFLLLSAVGASLFLLATGAQSVLATSALLSFALLGAWGALYAYTPELFPTAVRTTGVGFVSGVARLASAVSPSVGALLLTGQLGVALTVFTVCFVVAAACAWAIGVETRGQDLPDTV, translated from the coding sequence ATGACTGCACCGACCCTCACGATTGACGACGCGGTGAACCGCGCGGGCCTGGGGCCGTTCCAGTGGCGGCTGCTGGCGATCTGCGGCCTGACCTGGGCGGCCGACGCGATGGAGGTGCTGCTCATGGGGTTCGCGCTGCCGGGCATCAGCGCGTCCTTCGGGCTGGAGCGCGGCTCGGCCGACGCTACGCTGCTCCTCACGGCGACGTTCGTGGGGATGCTCGTCGGGGCGTGGTTCTGGGGCGCACTGGCCGACCAGATCGGCCGCCGCCGGGTGTTCCTGACCACAGTGACGCTCGGAGTGATGTTCGGGTTGCTGGGGGCCTTTTCGCCGAACCTGACGGTGCTCGTCTTGGCGCGCGTGCTCACCGGTTTTGCCATCGGGGGCACACTTCCGGTGGACTACGCGATGATGGCCGAGTTCGTGCCGACCGCGCAGCGGGGGCGATTTCTGGTGTACCTCGAGAGCTTCTGGGCCGTAGGCACGGTCGCCGTCGCCGCCCTGGCCTGGAGCCTGAGCACAACGCTGCCACCCGAGCAGAGCTGGCGCTGGCTGCTGGGCCTGGCCGCGCTGCCGGGGCTGCTGGGCCTGCTCGCGCGGCTGGGTCTGCCCGACTCGCCCCGCTCGCTGCTGCTGCGCGGTGAACCGGGGGCGGCCCGGCGGGCGCTCGAGCAGGTGGCGCGCGCCAACGGCCAGGAGCTGCCCGACTGGCCGCTCGCGGTGCCGGACGCCGCCGCCCGCACCCGCCCCGGCGCGCTGCTGCGGGGACCACTGGGCCGCCGGACCGCCCTGCTGGCCATGACCTGGTTCGGCCTGAGCCTGGGCTACTACGGCATCTTCACGTGGCTGCCCAGTTTCCTGCGGGCGCAGGGACTGGAACTCGGCGCGGTCTACCGCACCACGCTGCTGCTCGCGCTGGCGCAGCTTCCGGGCTACGCCCTCTCGGCGTATCTCGTCGAGCGGGTAGGGCGCCGGGTCACGCTCGCCGGGTTTCTGCTGCTGAGCGCGGTGGGGGCCTCCCTCTTCCTGCTCGCCACAGGAGCGCAGAGCGTGCTGGCGACCTCGGCCCTGCTGTCCTTCGCACTCCTGGGGGCCTGGGGCGCGCTGTATGCCTACACGCCCGAGCTGTTCCCCACGGCCGTGCGCACGACTGGCGTGGGCTTCGTCAGCGGTGTGGCGCGGCTGGCGAGCGCCGTGTCGCCCAGCGTGGGGGCGCTGCTGCTGACCGGCCAGCTGGGCGTGGCCCTGACCGTCTTTACCGTGTGTTTCGTGGTGGCCGCCGCCTGTGCCTGGGCCATCGGCGTCGAGACGCGGGGTCAGGACCTGCCCGACACGGTCTGA